One Setaria viridis chromosome 5, Setaria_viridis_v4.0, whole genome shotgun sequence genomic region harbors:
- the LOC117858103 gene encoding CBS domain-containing protein CBSX3, mitochondrial, which translates to MQGITKALRLHGRQLRHAVLQHMNKGIFSWATLISRIQSESPTVIIPHIGLENITVSEILQAKGEAEAGAVYWCDTSNSVHEAVKHMTVHNVGALVVLKSGDMKQLAGIVTERDFARKILLPGRPSEETRVEDIMTEEDKLITVSSNTNILRAMEVMTDKHIRHVPVFDEKVVGMISIGDVVRAIVDQQHQEVKQLKKYIRGDYY; encoded by the exons ATGCAAGGAATCACAAAGGCGCTGCGCCTCCATGGAAGGCAACTAAGGCACGCAGTTCTACAACATATGAACAAGGGGATCTTCTCTTGGGCCACCCTGATCTCGCGCATACAAAGCGAGTCGCCAACTGTGATTATACCTCACATAGGGCTCGAGAACATCACGGTCAGCGAGATTCTTCAGGCAAAAGGGGAGGCTGAAGCTGGAGCAGTCTACTGGTGTGACACCAGCAATTCGGTGCATGAAGCTGTCAAGCAC ATGACAGTCCATAATGTTGGAGCTCTAGTGGTGCTCAAGTCAGGGGACATGAAGCAGCTTGCAGGAATTGTGACTGAGAGAG ATTTTGCCAGGAAGATCCTCTTGCCAGGGCGACCTTCAGAAGAAACAAGAGTTGAAGATATCATGACTGAAGAG GACAAGCTAATTACAGTGTCCAGTAATACCAATATCCTACGAGCGATGGAGGTAATGACAG ACAAACATATCAGACATGTTCCTGTATTCGACGAGAAGGTAGTTGGTATGATTTCCATTGGTGATGTTGTTAGAGCTATCGTCGACCAACAGCACCAAGAAGTAAAACAGCTGAAGAAGTATATCAGAGGAGATTACTATTAG